The Rhodothermales bacterium genome includes a window with the following:
- a CDS encoding P-loop NTPase, whose amino-acid sequence MKRTSTIIAVASGKGGVGKSIVSVNLAETLAAEGHQVALIDVDLGQGACALLLNEQPAGSVIDLVRKTTRKEQVLHRTAAGITLIMGAAEAGRTETREGRLFDALDELIHELRQDHAFIILDAPAGTEGAVRWAMDRADVGMLVLVGEPTAISDAYRLARMIWEFDPDYPMCAVVNFADSEEDATSVADRFGKVTRHFTGRATNYLGWVPFSPLIRRSVSVQEPAVRTPGPVQEAFRTMCHNLVKGRQLALEPISFN is encoded by the coding sequence ATGAAACGTACTTCAACGATTATCGCCGTCGCCAGCGGGAAAGGCGGGGTCGGCAAAAGCATCGTCAGCGTCAACCTCGCGGAGACCCTCGCGGCCGAGGGGCATCAGGTGGCGCTGATCGATGTAGACCTCGGCCAGGGAGCGTGTGCGCTGCTGCTCAACGAGCAGCCGGCCGGGAGCGTCATCGACCTCGTCCGCAAGACCACCCGGAAGGAGCAGGTGCTTCATCGCACCGCCGCCGGCATCACCTTGATCATGGGCGCCGCCGAGGCGGGGCGAACCGAGACCCGCGAGGGCCGGCTGTTCGACGCGCTGGACGAACTCATTCACGAGCTCCGGCAGGACCACGCCTTCATCATTCTGGACGCCCCCGCCGGCACCGAAGGCGCCGTGCGCTGGGCCATGGACCGCGCCGACGTGGGCATGCTCGTCCTCGTGGGCGAGCCCACCGCCATCTCCGACGCCTACCGGCTGGCGCGGATGATCTGGGAATTCGACCCGGACTATCCGATGTGCGCGGTCGTCAACTTCGCCGACTCCGAGGAGGACGCCACCAGCGTCGCCGATCGATTTGGGAAGGTGACGCGTCACTTCACCGGCCGGGCAACTAATTACTTGGGTTGGGTACCTTTTTCCCCGCTCATCCGACGCTCGGTGTCCGTCCAGGAGCCGGCCGTACGCACGCCCGGCCCGGTTCAAGAAGCCTTTCGCACCATGTGCCACAACCTCGTGAAGGGGCGGCAGCTAGCGCTCGAGCCGATCAGCTTCAAC
- a CDS encoding flagellar biosynthesis protein FlhF codes for MKVKTLTGTSIHAALIEARRLLGDDVVLLESIPAEGDTPARITVMVDVPANLNAGRRLPQQTPAKPLAEPAAAGYGYARTQNRTQNRTQPRPRAVEQPQHAHAGGAATSDAGLFSYDLPPTTRPPAEQRAVVPATGGGPAAGRNRLYTGTMPSGSNMPQPAQALVPTLPERLEELLEAQLRVLHERLDMLDRRFESSIIGAGQRWMANVYYAKLLRQGMRPSTVTRLFDALITRGYEPDGDREKVRWALAQEIRLALEPTVSKRYNGPLMMIGPSGAGKTTTLLKLAKHPSFFGRHHTTVISIMPEDDRALPYLNPTDYFRQFGIPVQSVRTPEEMIQALDRAQTFEKVLIDTPPLPVHEAAARKTLQHLKRLVEPLMPLQVHLVLNATRALEDFDPDYLKRMPLQPDAVALTHLDETRSWGRIAEWMIQIQLPVQFASSSPRIPDGVGAFSPSWFVEEMMQLM; via the coding sequence ATGAAAGTCAAAACACTCACCGGCACCAGCATCCATGCGGCGCTGATCGAAGCGCGTCGGTTGCTGGGCGACGACGTGGTGCTTCTCGAATCCATTCCCGCCGAGGGCGACACCCCGGCGCGCATCACTGTGATGGTCGATGTGCCGGCCAATCTGAACGCCGGCCGTAGGCTGCCTCAGCAGACGCCGGCGAAACCGCTCGCCGAACCCGCGGCGGCGGGGTATGGCTACGCTCGGACACAGAACCGGACACAGAACCGGACACAGCCCCGGCCGCGCGCCGTCGAACAGCCGCAGCACGCCCATGCCGGAGGCGCAGCGACATCCGACGCCGGGTTATTCTCCTACGATCTACCGCCGACGACCCGCCCACCCGCCGAACAGCGAGCCGTCGTGCCCGCCACGGGCGGCGGTCCAGCCGCCGGGCGCAACCGGCTCTATACCGGCACGATGCCCTCGGGGTCGAACATGCCGCAGCCGGCGCAGGCCCTCGTGCCCACGCTGCCCGAGCGGCTCGAAGAGTTGCTCGAGGCCCAGCTCCGTGTCCTGCACGAACGGCTGGATATGCTGGATCGGCGCTTCGAGAGCTCGATCATCGGCGCCGGCCAACGCTGGATGGCCAACGTGTATTACGCGAAGCTGCTCCGCCAGGGCATGCGCCCCTCCACCGTGACCCGCCTGTTCGACGCGCTCATCACCCGCGGGTACGAGCCCGATGGGGATCGAGAGAAGGTCCGCTGGGCGCTCGCCCAGGAGATTCGCCTCGCGCTCGAGCCCACCGTCTCCAAGCGGTACAACGGCCCCCTGATGATGATCGGGCCGAGCGGCGCCGGCAAGACCACGACCCTGCTCAAACTGGCCAAACATCCCAGCTTTTTTGGCCGGCATCACACGACGGTGATCTCGATCATGCCGGAGGACGACCGCGCCCTGCCGTACCTCAACCCGACCGACTACTTTCGGCAGTTCGGCATTCCCGTCCAGAGCGTGCGCACTCCCGAGGAGATGATCCAGGCCCTGGACCGCGCCCAGACCTTCGAAAAAGTACTCATCGACACCCCCCCGCTGCCGGTCCACGAAGCCGCCGCCCGTAAGACGCTCCAGCACCTCAAACGGCTCGTCGAGCCGCTGATGCCGCTTCAAGTGCATCTGGTGCTCAACGCCACGCGGGCGCTGGAGGACTTCGACCCCGACTACCTCAAGCGGATGCCCCTCCAGCCGGACGCCGTGGCGCTCACGCACCTCGACGAGACACGGAGCTGGGGCCGCATCGCCGAATGGATGATCCAGATCCAACTTCCCGTTCAGTTCGCCTCCTCGAGCCCGCGCATCCCAGATGGGGTCGGCGCGTTTTCGCCGAGCTGGTTTGTCGAGGAGATGATGCAGCTGATGTAG